The nucleotide sequence TCAACAAGTGACCCTGAAAAGCTAAATTGGCAATGGGTCTACCCAAAATTCGATAGTCCGTCTGTTTCATTAAATTTGAACGTGTGATTGTTTTGTCTATTGGCGTTCGTATTTTAATCGGTTAAAAAAATGGCACTCGAAACTTACTTTGCTTGCTTGGAGCAATCTCTTAACGCACACCTTCAGAAGGTTCGAGAACAATATAGTCATTCTGGAATTAAAGGGGCGGCACTCGAATCTTCCTTTCGAGAAGTTTTGAAAGATTTTTTGCCCCGAAATCTGGAAATTGGTCATGGAGAAGTATCAGATTCCTATGGAAACCGATCAGCACAATGCGATTTCGTCGTGCTTTCCGAGATTCATCCGTTTCGTGCACCACTTTCTGAACCAGGAAGTTTTTTGTTTGATGGAATTCTAGCCGCCGGTGAAATAAAGGCTTCGCTAGGCACATCGCAATTGAAGGATTCCATCTCAAAAGCGGAGCATTTTCGCTCACTAAAGATAAGAGTTCACAAAGGTGACGAAATTCGAATGAAAAAACCATGGCAGAACCCATATGCTGAAAGTCCTCCATTTTTTCTTTTTGCCTTTGAATCAAGAATGTCAGAAAAGAGTATTGTTAAAAATTTGAGAAATATCAAGAATCGTCACCTTGATGCAATATTCATTCTGGGTAAGCCCGCAATGATCAACTGCTATAATGGTCGTTCGAACTTCGGTATAACATTTAAAGACGGAACTGAAGCGGAGGAATGGGCAGCAACCAGCCTAAATCCGCTTCAGAATCTTGTTGTATGGCTGTCAGTGTGTATGCCAAAAATTAAAAGAAACTGGCCCCTTTTACCAGAGTATATGAATATTAAATCTAAATTCGAGTAAGCCCGCCGAGGGGAGAATTGTGTGACTCTTAACAGGTTAAAGCAGCTCTTTCGCTTCGGCCGGCTCTTTACCTGGTAACTAACTTACCCGGTGGATTCAGGAAGCGGGACAGGCTGACCGGCTGGAGATTCATTAAGCTTAGCGCCATCAATCGAATTTAGCCCCTGACTCTGTTAGCCAGCCGAAGGGGACATTGCGAGCCAGCCGAAGGGGACAAGCCAGCCGAAGGGGACATTGCGTGACTCTTGACAGTTGATTCCTGAAATATCCCCTCAGTCTTCCGCGTTTCACTCGCATGATCCTCGACTTTAAAAACCTCCCGGACGCCCCCATCATAATCGTAGACAAGCCAGGTGACCCGGCGGTCACGAATGCTTTGAAACAGCTAGGTATCCCCAACCTCTTTGCGCGTGCCGTAGAATTCGACGAAGCTCGCTTGGTAGCCGCATTCGACAACCACCCGACGCATTGGCTCGTGATTTCCCATTTCCAAGGTTCTGACCAGCCAAACGGCGACGGTCTTTCGCTCTATGGTTACCCCAAATCAACCGTTTCTCGTTCGGAGATGGAGATGAAACTCGTTGAACTTGCCAAAGAGATTGAGGCTGACCGCCCTCTGAGCTTTTTCCAGCTGCCAGAATAACCGGCAGTCCTTGGTTAAGAGCCCTCAAGATGGAAAACAGGTAGTAAGCGCGTAGGGATTTCGTGGACCGACCGGTTATGATGTGAATTGTCATGTTGTTTCGTGGTTGAGGTTTGGATACGGTGAAAATTCAGAGGCGACGCAGGCGGCAGAGGCTTTGTCCGATTAGTTGACCGTTTTCGGTTCCGCTGTTGTTGAAATCCCCGCAATTTTGTTCTCCGAGGAACTAAAATTCTCCCCGCCTGTGCTGACTTGATTCCTTGAGCGTGGCGGACCGATCCACACGCGGCCGAGGTCGCGAAGCTCCACGAAATTGCGCTCCACGCGTTCCAGGAACGGACGGATCACGTTGCCGACGTCATCAAGCTCTCCGTCGCGTTCCGTGATCGTGCGTCCGTCCGAAAGGAGCACGTTCACGTGAGAGCCTTTGACGATATAACCTCGCACCCAGAGTTCCGGAGCTTTCGCCGTTGGAATGTCGGTTTGGGTGACGCTCGGAGGAGCAGGTTCTTCCGTGGAGTCTGGAGTCTGTTCAGGTTTACTCTGAACCGCCGTTACTTGCTCGTTACGGCCTTCATAAATGCAGGAGCGAGTCAGCACACCTACCGCACTGCCGAGGGCGCAGAAGAGGATTACACGAAGCACAGAACGCATGATGAGACGATCAGCAGGCCTTCCGCCCACCCGATGGTTGAGGGTTTCCGTTTCTTGACGCGTTTCCTTTTGGGGATGCGTTCCAGGGGCGAAGCCGATACCACTTTCATATTGGCGAACTGATCGGCCGCTTCGCCTAGGAGCGCGTCAGAGTTGTAGAGTTCGCAGGCCCAGGAGGGGCGCAGAAACACTTCCGAGTGTTGTTTCACCGGCTTCGCGTTGCCGACCGCGATGTCGAAACACACGCGGGTAAACACAGGGATGGGGAAGGGGATCAGCCCCATAATTTTGTAGTGCCGGAAGTTCCGGCACATCCAGAGCAGGTTCGCTTTTTTGCGAAGCTGTTTATCGATGTCTTCCGGACTTTGGGTGATGAACAGTAGGATGATATCGAGTTTCCGGCACAGCGTTATGAAAGTGAGCATTTCCCGGTCGCGGGGATCTTTTCGCGTACTTTGGTAGTCGCGGGAATTCCATTCCAGGTGTGCTTCATCGAGCATGACCAGGACTTGCGAATCAGCGGTTCCCCTGGAGATTTGACGGTGAAAGTCGCGGAGTGATTTTCCGTCCAGAATCGTAAGGCGTTCCGGGTCGTATTTGTAGCCGCGTTCCGCCATGCGCTGTTCGATTTTGTCCGGAAACATTTCGACGTTCGTGAAGCAGTAAGCGCCGCGTTCCAGGTGCCAGTAGGCGCGTTCGGCCGCGCACATCGATTTGCCGCCGCCCAGGGTTCCCGCGATGATTTCGATTAACCCGTTCATGAGATCGTCGGAATGAACGATTTGATGGCTCGGATCACTGAGCACGTCAGTCTCAGTCCGGCATAGGTCACGATCATCGAGAGGACCGTGTCCAGGGGGAACAGGTAATTGATCAGCGAAAGCGGTGACACATCAAAGGTGCCGGCAGTGGCTGGCGCGACGAGCGCGTCAATGCGCTGAAAGAGTGATTCCCAAAGGGAATTCACCCATCCGCTAATTGTGAGCGCGATAGTGCCGAGGACCAAAACGGCTTTCAGGACCGGCGTCGTTTCCGTAAAAAAACGAACGATTTGATAAAGGACGTTGAGCATGGTTCAGGTCGCGAACGCTTCGCGAATAGCGCGCAGAGACATGAAGAAAAACCAGATGGCGAGCGCACCGCGCACCAGGGCTTTGAATATGGTAATACCGGTTTCGTAGTCCGAAAAA is from Synoicihabitans lomoniglobus and encodes:
- a CDS encoding DUF6602 domain-containing protein, yielding MALETYFACLEQSLNAHLQKVREQYSHSGIKGAALESSFREVLKDFLPRNLEIGHGEVSDSYGNRSAQCDFVVLSEIHPFRAPLSEPGSFLFDGILAAGEIKASLGTSQLKDSISKAEHFRSLKIRVHKGDEIRMKKPWQNPYAESPPFFLFAFESRMSEKSIVKNLRNIKNRHLDAIFILGKPAMINCYNGRSNFGITFKDGTEAEEWAATSLNPLQNLVVWLSVCMPKIKRNWPLLPEYMNIKSKFE
- a CDS encoding zonular occludens toxin domain-containing protein gives rise to the protein MLSDPSHQIVHSDDLMNGLIEIIAGTLGGGKSMCAAERAYWHLERGAYCFTNVEMFPDKIEQRMAERGYKYDPERLTILDGKSLRDFHRQISRGTADSQVLVMLDEAHLEWNSRDYQSTRKDPRDREMLTFITLCRKLDIILLFITQSPEDIDKQLRKKANLLWMCRNFRHYKIMGLIPFPIPVFTRVCFDIAVGNAKPVKQHSEVFLRPSWACELYNSDALLGEAADQFANMKVVSASPLERIPKRKRVKKRKPSTIGWAEGLLIVSSCVLCFV